The Stegostoma tigrinum isolate sSteTig4 chromosome 41, sSteTig4.hap1, whole genome shotgun sequence nucleotide sequence GATTCCTCCCACCCTCTGGGTCAAAAGATTTCCCCTTAATTCCCCTCCCAAACCTCTGTCTCTTCCCTAAAACCCCACCTCCCCAAATGAAATTGAGCCCTCTCTTAgggagaaaaagttgccccagcAACCCTGTCGATGTCCCTCATCACTTGGCAGACCTCAATGAAATCTCTTCGGTTccaatggaaacccacacaacatctGAAATCTCTCTTCACCCACACACGCCGAATTTCCACATTGGATTTCCACCCCCATTGAGCGCAGTGTGATAAACCCCACCCCTCTCTGGCATGATCATCCACTTTACAGAATCACTCAACAGCTGACCAGGATTCAAAAGCCAAGCATTGATCATCCTCCCATGAATACCACCTACAAAACCTCACAGAATGCCCTGACTGTATTAGGGTCACGAAGTAATGGGCTCCCAGAAACCATCAAAACTTGATCTCATTATGTTTTAGTTGAATTGAATAGTTTTTGAGTTTCTTTTGGTTGAGGGGAGGCAACGAGGCTGTGAAATCTGTTAGGACTGAGTTTTGTTTGCTGTCTTGTTTATATCCAGGTATCGAATCattgaaaattctgaagaaagagCCAGTGTCTGTAAAACCTCTGTCAACATCTTCCAGAGGTCTGTGGAAGCTGTTTACATTGCCGAGTGGCTTTGGAATTTAAGTGACATGGACAGTCAGACGTGGCTATGAACAACTCATTATCCAAGGATTGCATGTCTGTGTCATTTGTACATTTTATTTAGCTTTCCCACTGAACAACTGGTGTGAACAACTCAGTACCTTGTGAGGAGGCAAGACTTTCAATTATTATGGTCATTTTACTCTTTATTTCCACTCATCAGAGGAATAAGTAGGGGGTTCGGAAGGATAAAGGTGCAAGACACTCAGAAGAACTTATTCCACAGAAATTTCCCTACTTTGGCAGTGATTGGGATAGCTTTGTAAAAGCCAGGTGCTGTTAGAATTGCTGTGTCAATAGCCATATCCACAAAGGAAGGGGATGCTGCCTTATCCTTCTCCTTTTTCAGAGAGTCGATCTCTTGCTGCAGTTCATCCGCACGGCCCTGGAATCCATCCTTGATCAGCTTCTCCTGCTCCTGGAGCCTCTGGTTCAGGACTTTCTCATGTTCCTCGAGCAGTTGGGCCTGCTCttgctttgctttctctttcagctGAGCGAGATTCTCCTCCATCGCCCGCCTCTCGTCGAACAGACGCTGCTCAGTGGCACGTCTCTCCTCTTCGGCTACTTTCTgctcctgctctgccatttccgCCTTCTCCTGTGCAGCTGCTCAGAGATAACCAGAGGGAATGAACAGCAAACTTAGGGGGGAATCAGGCAGTTCGGCCCCTCTTAGCCTGTGCTGGGCTCTGAGCTCCGCGCGCATTGAAtcataccccctccccacccaccttaCCGTGTCATGGCCAGGTGCCACCTCCTGCTCTCTCCTTCAGAGAGGGacccaggaacaggaggaggccattcagcccctgaggcctgtcacacaggaacaggaggaggccattcagcccctcaggaccgtcacacaggaacaggaggaggccattcagtgcctTGAGCACGATCTCTGATTCAATCAGGCAACATTTGATCTGGACCTGAACTTTCAGCCGCGGGAGCcttcactggactgcctccaatgtctcCTCTATCCTTCCTTCCATATTCCAAAGCCTCACCTTTGCCCACATGAAATCCCATCGGCCAAGATTTTATCGGCATATTTAACCAGTCTCTACCCCTCTGAGGGCTGTTTATGTCATTCCCaccacctgccttcccacctatctctgtgccacccctaccacctgccttcccacctatctctGTGTAACCCCTACCACCTGCCTTGCCACCTATCTCTGTGCCACCCCTACCACCTGCCTTGCCACCTATCTCTGTGCCACCCCTaccacctgccttcccacctatctctGTGTAACCCCTaccacctgccttcccacctatctctGTGCCACCCCTACCACCTGCCTTGCCACCTATCTCTGTGTCACCCCTACCACCTGCCTTGCCACCTATCTCTGTGCCACCCCTaccacctgccttcccacctatctctGTGCCACCCCTACCACCTGCCTTGCCACCTATCTCTGTGCCACCCCTaccacctgccttcccacctatctctgtgccacccctaccacctgccttcccacctatctctatgtcaccaccaccacctgccttcccacctatctctgtgccacccctaccacctgccttcccacctatctctgtgccacccctaccacctgccttcccacctatctctGTGTCACCCTTACcgcctgccttcccacctatctctGTGCCACCCCTACcgcctgccttcccacctatctctgtgccacccctaccacctgccttcccacctatctctGTGTCACCCTTACCGCCTGCCTTCCCACCTCTCTCTGTGCCACCCCTaccacctgccttcccacctatctctgtgccacactaccacctgccttcccacctatctctGTTCCACCCCTAGCCTTTGCCATCCCACCTATCTCTGTGTCACCCGTaccacctgccttcccacctctctctgtgccacccctaccacctgccttcccacctatctctGTTCCACCCCTAGCCTTTGCCATCCCACCTATCTCTGTGTCACCCCTaccacctgccttcccacctatctctgtgccacactaccacctgccttcccacctatctctGTCCCACCCCTaccacctgccttcccacctatctctgtgccacactaccacctgccttcccacctatctctGTGCCACCCCTACcgcctgccttcccacctatctctGTGCCACCCCTACCAgctgccttcccacctatctctGTGTGACCCCTaccacctgccttcccacctatctctGTGCCACACCTACCCCCTGCCTTCCCAACTATCTCTCTGTCACCCCTaccacctgccttcccacctatctctgtgccacccctaccacctgccttcccacctatctctGTGCCACCCCTACCACCTGCCTTCCTACCTACCTCTGTGCCACCCACAAACCTGGCGATAGTACGTTCACTTCCACCATCCAACTCATTGATAcagattgtaaataactgtggccccagcactgaaccccaccccgtcacactgcacaatctgaaaatgccccctttttTACTCCTATGAGCTTTTAGTTCGCTAATCCCTGACCCTAATCTAATCTGCTAACCTATTAGTCCCAACACCAGAGGCTCCTATCGTGTGCGGCACCTTTAACCTGAGCAAATGCTTTGAAATATCCTGCAGCTTCAGGCTTCCCTTTCTCTATCCTGTTCATTAACTCCTCagagaattctagtaaatttctcAGGCATTATTTCCCCTTCAGGGAGCCATTCTGTCTCTCCGTGACCACATcgtgcatttctaaatgctctgcttttGCAATTTTCATTCGAGACTTGAATCCCTTCTCTGTTAAACTAACCGGCCTGGAATTACCTGTgattttttgtctccttttttaaattaattgcGTGCGTTATATCAGGAATATTCCACTTCTCCAGAATcgaaggattcctggaagataGGCTGTCAGTGAGTCCATTATCTCTGTCGCTCCCTCCTTCAGAAATCCCAGAATGTATCCCAAAAGGTCAAACGGGCCCATCAGTCTGTTGCTCCGTTAGCTTTCCACTTTTTTCTCCAGTGAtggttattgtatttatttcctctccttttTCCAGTCAAAAATACTTACTAATTTGGGAATGGTATGAGAGACCTTCAGTGTTAACTCTCCCCTTCTTTTCATATTTTGAATGAAGCTCCTACTCTCCCTTGTTATGTTGCTTGTccgtttaccctcaaagtttattcTCCCTcctgtgtttttatttcattttgttggTTTTTGAaccttcccaatcctctggctaaccgctaatctttgccacattgtacaATTTTTCCATTCTATGATTTCCCTTGTTAATCGCGCTGTGTTTATCCATTTACTCAAATCCTTCCCCCTCAGTTACGGTGTGTCTTCGCTGTGAGTTGCCCACTTTGCAGCTATTCCCCTTTTCCCGGTCCTATCCATCCAGCTGGACCCCCGTCCTGATGGAATTATCCTTATGTAAAGTTTACATTCTGTTTCGCCATGAAGCCGGAGAGTGTCAGTATCTGTAGTCCCACAGGGGGTCAGATTGAGGGCTGTagatggagggctgaagggtaagggggtggatagcaagaactgtgcaggagctggtgcagatatggtgggctgaatggcctcaatcCAGAATCTAAAACTCTTTCAATATTACAGTCCTGGGATAGAGTCACACatcaaggaaacaggcccttcatttcAAATTATCCATGCCGAACACATTGTCCTCACGAACCTATTCCCACTTTGTCGTATCCAATTcgtccatatccttctgaacccttcctcCTCATGTACTGGtctttaaacattataactgttcCGACATCTCCCACCTCCgcttggcaactcattccatgcacacacccgCTTCCGTCTGAAAATCTTGGCCCTcgggacccttttaaatctttcgactctcaccttaaacaattGACCTCCACCAACATCGGCAACAGGTAGACCATTGTTACTCCCCTTATCTCTGGCCTgcgtgattttatacacctctatgagGTCGCgcctcaccctcccattctccagcGGCAAAAACGTCCCAGCATACCGATCATCTCCTTCCAACTCGAACTCTCCAGTCCCGGtgacatcctggcaaatcttatCTAAACCCTCTGCAAATTTATACTGTCCTTCCAatggcaaggagaccagaactgaacgcagttttttgaaaagtagcctcaccaacaccctgcatCGTCCCGACACGCCGTGCCAACTCAATGGTCTGGGCAATGATGCCGAGCGTTCTAAATGCCCTCATCACCACActgcctacctgtgatgccaccttCAAAAAACAATGTAAATAAGTGTGGAATGGTAATTAGTGTTGGCCCCATGGTGCCCTTTGACCCCTGGGTGAGCAGTTGACCGACCTGTGGCAGCAAAGGCCCGTGGCCAAAGGGTGACTGTACCTGCAATTTCCTTCTCCCATTCTGTCATGGTCTGGTCGACTTGTCGAAGGGAATCCGAGAATTGCTGCATGTTTCTCAGAAAGTCTTCGAGGACTTGCTCGGCCTGTGGATGGAACAGCTTCAGACACCTTTCGAGCTATCGTTTTCGAGCAATGAGAGGGGGAACAGTCGAAGAGCAGGGAGCAAATGGCACAGGAACTGGAGCCCGCGCTGTACGGGGAGGTAGCTGCGAGCCAGCAAACCCAATGCTTTGGCCCCCGTGCTGATGCTTCTCACTCACTGGGtcggcatttattacccataccCTTGTTACCCAGAGTGGGGATACCAGCCAACCACAccgcagtgggcctggagtcatgtggATTCCCGGACCAGGAGAGAATGGCATCCTCCTGCCCTCAAAGGCATGAGTCGAGGTATTTCTGAGAGCCCACTACACACCCAGTGGTGAAATGGCCCCAATCCCAGAATACTTGTTTTATTCCATTCACATTTCACCCTCTGGTGTGGGgagaatcgaaccagggtccccagaacatagcGGGGGCTCCTCAGATCGATATTCCAGCAATAACATCTGAAGGCCACAACACCTCCCCGCACAGTGATTCTGTTAATGACTGTCAATGGAGCAGAGCTGGAGGAGGGcaactggagggggtgacagagatagggaggggatgtaggggctggaggaggttacagagatagggagggggtgtaggggctggagggggttacagagatagggagggggtgtaggggctggaggaggttaccgacatagggaggggtgtaggggctggagggggttacagagatagggaggaagtgtagggctgggggaggttacagagataggtaggggggtgtagggaatggagggggttacagagatagggagggggtgtaggggcatgaggaggttacagagatagggagggggtgtagggactggagaaggttacagagataaggagggggttaggggatggaggaggttacagcgatagggagggggtgtagggacgggaggaggttacagagatagggagggggtgtaggggctggaggaggttaccgacatagggaggggtgtaggggctggagggggttacagagatagggaggaagtgtagggctgggggaggttacagagataggtaggggggtgtagggaatggagggggttacagagatagggagggggtgtaggggcatgaggaggttacagagatagggagggggtgtagggactggagaaggttacagagataaggagggggttaggggatggaggaggttacagagatagggagggggtgtagggacgggaggaggttacagagatagggaaggagtGTGGGACTGGagtaggttacagagatagggagggagtgtgggactggaggggtctacagagatagggaggggtgtagggactataagaggttacagagataaggcgATGTGTAGAGGATGGAGGAGGGTATAGATATTGGGAGTGGGTGTCATCTCTtgaggagatttcagagatagCGAGCTGTTATCCGGACATTTCAGTGATAGGGAGCGTCGGGGGATCACAGTGGGATCTGGTCTGAAGGAGGAGAATGACAAAGCAAGGGTAGTTTGGGAGAAGGACCCAACTGACGGGGACTGACGGACACTTGTGGTGCGGTGAGAGCGAGCGTGTACAAGCAGGCGATCTCTGACAGGACTCCTGCTGGGGTCAACTTCAAACAGTTTGGGAATGTGGGTTGCAAACTTTACCTGGACCCCTTTCCTCGGTTTTGCTCGGTACTGCTTCACAAGTTTCGCCATGTCTTTCTGATACTTGGAGTATCCTCCTGCATTAGTGTAATATCCTTGTTTGATGTTCTTCTGGACCGCAGCTGCCAGGTCCGAGATGGCTCTGCTCGAGATATCCACAGACATTTCTCTGTTCTTCTCACAAATGGCTGCGTACATTTTTGCCACTTCTTTCTGTGAGAAACGTGGACACAAGTGTCAAGGAGTTACATTGAGTTTGGGTCTCCTCAAAATTGTTCGCATGGGTTAGCCAGGCTGAAGTGCCTGGTGACGCTCCTATCTCCCTGGAGGACCAAAGACTGAAGCAGACAAGACATCCCCAGTCAATGACCTGCCCCAGAGATCAGCTCCCACaagggtaataaagtgtgaagctggatgaacacagcagccaagcagcatctcaggagcacaaaagctgacgttttgggcctcgacccttcatcagagagggggatggggtgagggttctggaataaattgggagagagggagaggcggaccgaagatggagagaaaagaagataggtggagaggagagtaaaggtggggaggtagggaggggataggtcagtctagggaagatggacaagtcaaggaggtgggatgaggttagtgggtaagaaatagaggtacggcttggggtgggaggaagggatgggtgagaggaagaacgggttagggaggcggagacaggctggggcggttttgggatgcagtggggggaggggaagagctgggctggttgtgtggtgctgtggggtgaggggacgaactgggttggttttggcatgcagtgggggaaggggagattttgaagctggtgaagtccacattgataccattgggctgcagggttcccaggcggaatatgagttgctgttcctgcaaccttcgggtggcatcattgtggcactgcaggaggcccatgatggacatgtcatcaagagaatgggagggggagtggaaatggtttgcgactgggagctgcagttgtttgttgcgaactgagcggaggtgttctgcaaagcggtccccaagccaccgcttgcattccccaatatagaggaagccacaccgggtacaatggatgcagtataccacattggcagatgtgcaggtaaatctcggcttaatatggaaagtcatcttggggcctgggatgggggtgagggaggaggtgtgggggcacgtgtagcatttcctgcggttgcaggggaaggtgccgtgtgtggtggggttggagggcagtgtggagcgaacaagggagtcacggagagagtggtctctccggaaagcagacaagggtggggatggaaaaatgtcttgggtggtgtggtcagattgttgatggcggaagtgtcggaggatgatgcgttgtatccagaggttggtggggttgtgtgtgagaacgagggggatcctctttgggcggttgtggcgggggcggggtgtgagggatgtgttgcgggaaatgcgggagacgcggtcaagggcgttctcgatcactgtggggggaaagttgcggtccttgaagaacttggacatctgggatgtgcgggagtggaatgcctcatcgtgggagcagatgcggcagaggccaatgtggtatactatatccattgtacccggtgtggcttcctctacattggggataccaagcggaggcttggggacagctttgcagaacacctccgctcggttcgcaataaacaactgcacctcccagttgcaaaccatttcaactccccctcccattctttagatgacatgtccatcatgggcctcctgcagtgccacaatgatgccacccgaaggttgcaggaacagcaactcatattccgcctgggaaccctgcagcccaatggtatcaatgtggacttcaccagcttcaatatctccccttcccccaccgcatcccaaaaccaacccacttcggcccctccccccactgaaccacacaaccagctcagctcttccactccccccactgcatcccaaaaccggcccagcctgtctctgcctccctaacccgttcttcctctcccccatcccttcctcccacctcaagccgcacctccatttcctacctactaacctcatcccgcctccttgaattgtccgtcttccctgggcagaactatcccctccctacctccccacctatactctcctctccacctatcttcttttctctccatcttcggtccgccttcccctctctccctatttattccagaaccctcaccccatccccctctctgatgaagggtctaggcccgaaatgtcagcttttgtgctcctgagatgttgctgggcctgctgtgttcatccagcctctcaatttattatcttggattctccagcatctgccgttcgcATTATCACAGCTCCAATAAGGAGATGCTTTTCAGTCATGGGGTATACTGCACCACCTAGTGGATAGGAGCCATCACTGACACCGTGACAGTTGACATAGCAAATGTGAGTGGGAAATATTTAAGTTGTCACAAAGTGATAGCATTTTACAGGCGAGGTGCACTCTGTTCGAATAATCATGTCTGTCTTGGCTATAAAAAGAATGACCCAACCAGTCCCATTCTCCGTGACCATCTCAGTTTATCACTTTCAAATTTATATCTGACCCGGCTGGGATTTCCGATACAAtccatctccacctctctcccaGGGAACCAATGACACTCAGTAAAGAGGTTTCGCCTCATCATCTCACTCCTGGCTTTCTGCTGATGATCACTTTGCAGCActtctacgttctgctcacaaaacagGCCCTGAACTACCCATGGCCTGCCACTTCGaagcaccaccctgctccctggccaacatctctgtctctggctggctgcaatgttccagtgaagcccagtgcaagctggaggagcgacacctcattttccgcttggggaccctgcagccttccggacttaatattgagttcaattattttagggcctaaactcccccatgtcccagccccacaCCCCATACCCCAGGCCTTGTTCCCACACAGCCTGTCACCACACAGCCCCAgtttgttagtcactaacagtccccattaacaactattgtAATTGTCAACTCAACAGTCCTTCCGCCTCCCTGTAAGCCTTCAGTCCCTGACTGATTTAAACCAATCCCAGCCTTGGACACAtttaatgacccagtctcaacAGTGCTGTCGTAAACGATTGCACAGATTAAACACACATATCATTcatgtgtttgtttttaaacagaTCATAGACTCCTGAccgtgtggaatcaggccattcagcccacaccagcattccacccaggcacacccctgtatttcccaatgTCTAACCCACACGGCCCGGGACACTGCAGGAAATTGAGCGCCAGTAGCTGCTCCAATTTGTTTCCAGTGGGATGCCTGACAATCTGTACTATCCGAAAGGATTCCTAAGTTGGCTTTTGGCTTATGACAATGCCAACTGTGCAGGGGAAATCCAATCTGGAGCATccagctcagaggcagggacattacccCCTGCACCACAAGATCATTGACTGGATAGACATGGGGAGGGGGCCGGGGCCTGAGGGGCATGGGGAGGAAGCAAAGGGATGGAGGGGGACCAATTGGAGAGAGCTTCCAAGCAGCCAGCAGGTAGAGacggggccaaatggcctgctgctgtgGTGGCCACTGGATGCTCCATTGGAGATAGCAGCTCACTCTGCTCCAATACTCACCGTAAACTGCTCCTGGTACCTCTGGCCTTTGTCATTGAAGCAGCGCCTCATGAACAGCTTCAGGGCCTCAGGGAGAACTTGGTTGTGGACCTTTGATAGCTCCTCCACCGTCTCTGTGGGGAGACTGACCCGTTTTTCCATCCATTCCTGGTAGGCCTGAGCTGCCTCCTGTACAGCGGCCGTGTTCTCAATGTCTGCCAGTGTGTGCACCGCGCTCTCAAGGCATGGGATCTGCCCGCTACGGATAGCATCCACATAGGTGACAGCGAGGGCTCccagcactgagggagagagggggcagaggggGTTAGACAGGGGCAGCTCACTGTCAGCCGtgtaaacactcacacacacacacacacacacacacacacgcacacacagatacacatacacacagacacgcacacacacagacacgcgcacacacacagacacacacacacacacagacacgcacacacacacagacacacacacacacacacacagacacgcacacacacagatacacagatacacacacacacagacacgcacacacatacagacatgcgcacacacacagacacacacacacacacacacacacacacacacagacacacacacacaggcagacagtgGCACCCAcggtcagacacaggcagactgcTGACTGCAGGAATTAAATATGAACACAATGCTCTCAAATTCCAGTTTCAGAAGTTTCTCTCTCTATTTTAGAAGCTgctatccatctctctctctctctctgttagaGAAGCtgctgtccatctctctctctctgttagcGAAGCtgctatctatctctctctctgtcagagaAGCTGTtgtccatccctctctctctctctctgttagaGAAGCtgctgtccatctctctctctctctgttagcGAAGCtgctatctatctctctctctctgtgaagctgctgtccatctctctctctctttgttagCGAAGCtgctatctatctctctctctctgtcagagaAGCTGTggtccatccctctctctctctctctctctctgttagaGAAGCtgctgtccatctctctctctctctctctctgttagaGAAGCtgctgtccatctctctctctctctctctgttagaGAAGCTactgtccacctctctctctctctctctcagttttgTGTGCACTCTATTTAAATTGTTACTCCTTACTGTGGTGTTACTCCTTCTGCTCTGGACAGTGGCACAGAACCCTCAACCGACAGAACTGACTCCTTGCTATCCATCAcatgctggggggtggggggtgggtctggtaTATGGTCACTTACTCCGGCCAGTCACTGGGTGCCCTCCTTTCAATGTCTTGGTCCGGGCCGTGCTGTACACATACTGGACAAATGTCTGGGTCTGTTTCACAAACTCAGGATCCAGCTGGGAATCTGCGACCTGCTCCAGGCTCCACATTGTCTCCTTATCGGCCGGTCTGTCAAACACAAAACACTTGCGACTGGGGAAGTAATTCCTGATGCACTCCCTCGGCAGGTTGTACTGCTGGATACTTTTACTGGTGCCTGCGAGGAAAAGAAACGACTCTGTAAATAAGTCTTCATTTCTGTGACAGTGACAGCTTGCTGTGCTGAGGTTGTGCACCTCAAATTTTTAAAGGAGCTTTGTCAGGGGTTGAGGGGGGATTGTTAGATAAATGCGTTACTTGTGGATTTCACTGTTGTTCACAGTTATCTGTTACTTCCTGTATTTTACAACTGGTGAAACTCGCAACTGTCGGGATTTGACATTGAGTGCTCTTGGTAAAAGTAACAGgcattcccttcagtgtggaagcaggccgtttggcccatcgagcaCTTCAAAGGTCATCCTGCCGCCCCATCCCCGGCCATTGCCTGCACAGCCCTaggcattatggggcaatttacctCGGCCCACCCACCAAACTTGCACATTTAGACTGTGAGGAGGGAATCCCAGAgcacacagagagaatgtgcaaactccacgcagacatttagctaagggtagaattgaacccaggcccctgggaCAGtggaccactgagccaccatcaaCACTAATACCCTGCTTGCTCATGCTCGTAAAACGAATTTGTCAAAATTGAGAGAGTGTGACATCTTCTCATAACCTTGGTGCACTCAAAGATTTTGTGCACCCAATGTACATCCATGAATGTGAATACTTTCCATATTTGTTCATGGGTCGTGGGTGAAGCTGAGCTTGGCAATCCACAAGGGACGAGTCAGAAGAGGGATGGAACACGCCCCACTTGCCcccggatgggtgcagcccccaacaacactcaagaaactcaacaccatgcagcacaaagcagcccccgcttcattggcaccaaatccacaagtaccgactccctccaccaccgacggtCAGTCGCAgcggtgtgtaccatctacaagatgcgctgcacaGTCGCCAAAGgtcctcacacagcaccttccaaaccaacggCCAcctccacccagaaggacaacgggcagcagatacacaggaacaccaccctctccaggttccattccaagccactcaccgtcctgacttggaaatacatcgccattccttcacgtcgctgggttaaaatcctggaattccctccaagAGTCATTGAGGGTCAACCCGCagcccatggactgcagcagttcaagaaggcagctccccaccaggGTCTCAAGGGGCATGTagggacgggggggcgggggggcgtgCAGTTGGTATGTGAGAGGCTCGGATGCTAGAATGGCATCAGAGGTCGGAATGCCATGTGCATAGATCGGGCAGGAGGTCA carries:
- the LOC125448428 gene encoding guanylate-binding protein 1-like; this encodes MENPVCLIENSESGELLINQKAVDDILSKIKQPVVVVAIAGLYRTGKSYLMNKLADRRKGFSLGSTIQSQTKGIWMMCLPHPLQRDHCLILLDTEGLGDVEKGNTNNDAWIFALSVLLSSMLVYNSMGTIDQYALDKLHYVTELTDLIKVKSGGGEDESPEFTRFFPAFVWSVRDFSLELKLDGKKVTEDGYLESALKLKHGTSKSIQQYNLPRECIRNYFPSRKCFVFDRPADKETMWSLEQVADSQLDPEFVKQTQTFVQYVYSTARTKTLKGGHPVTGRMLGALAVTYVDAIRSGQIPCLESAVHTLADIENTAAVQEAAQAYQEWMEKRVSLPTETVEELSKVHNQVLPEALKLFMRRCFNDKGQRYQEQFTKEVAKMYAAICEKNREMSVDISSRAISDLAAAVQKNIKQGYYTNAGGYSKYQKDMAKLVKQYRAKPRKGVQAEQVLEDFLRNMQQFSDSLRQVDQTMTEWEKEIAGTVTLWPRAFAATGRSTAHPGVKGHHGVASQVGSVVMRAFRTLGIIAQTIELARRVGTMQGVGQYKFAEGLDKICQDVTGTGEFELEGDDRYAGTFLPLENGRVRRDLIEVYKITQARDKGSNNGLPVADVGGAAQEKAEMAEQEQKVAEEERRATEQRLFDERRAMEENLAQLKEKAKQEQAQLLEEHEKVLNQRLQEQEKLIKDGFQGRADELQQEIDSLKKEKDKAASPSFVDMAIDTAILTAPGFYKAIPITAKVGKFLWNKFF